A genomic window from Micromonospora violae includes:
- a CDS encoding RNB domain-containing ribonuclease, whose product MVIRRVLAPRIDFGALRRELGLPEEFPADAQREADEAAAAPPQPPVDRTDIPFVTVDPATSRDLDQAMHLARRPGGGYRVRYAIADVAEHVTPGGALEAETWRRGQTIYLPDGNVPLHPRTLSEGAASLLPDDDRAAVLWTIDLDADGGTVAVELERALVRSRAKLDYAGVQAAAESGRLPDPIALLPEIGDRLTARGLRRGAINLPLPEQDLEPDGEGWQLVLRAPVPMEEHNAQISLLTGMAAADIMLAGRVGLLRTMPAPKPEAVQRLRAAAAPLGVHWPDDVGPGQVIAGLDAAQPRAAAFIDQAAELMRGAAYTAFDGELPERPEHGGVAAAYAHVTAPLRRLADRYATEVCLALHAGQPVPDWARAALPRLPEVMASTDRTASAAARGAVELAEAAVLEHRVGETFDAAVLDVDAPPNGKSRPRPPGGTVALDAPPVRARCLGQLPLGERVRVRLVTADPAARTVLFELA is encoded by the coding sequence GTGGTCATCCGACGCGTCCTCGCGCCCCGCATCGACTTCGGCGCCTTGCGCCGCGAGCTCGGCCTGCCCGAGGAGTTCCCGGCCGACGCCCAGCGTGAAGCGGACGAGGCGGCTGCGGCACCGCCGCAGCCGCCCGTCGACCGCACCGACATACCGTTCGTCACCGTCGACCCCGCCACCTCGCGGGACCTCGACCAGGCGATGCACCTCGCCCGCCGCCCAGGCGGCGGCTACCGGGTGCGGTACGCGATCGCCGACGTCGCCGAGCACGTCACCCCCGGCGGGGCGCTGGAGGCGGAGACCTGGCGGCGGGGGCAGACCATCTATCTGCCCGACGGGAACGTGCCGCTGCACCCGCGCACCCTCAGTGAGGGCGCCGCCAGCCTGCTGCCCGACGACGACCGGGCCGCCGTGCTCTGGACCATCGACCTGGACGCCGACGGCGGCACCGTGGCCGTCGAGCTGGAACGCGCCCTCGTCCGCAGCCGCGCCAAACTCGACTACGCCGGGGTGCAGGCGGCCGCCGAGTCCGGGCGGCTACCCGACCCGATCGCGCTCCTGCCGGAGATCGGCGACCGACTGACCGCACGTGGGTTGCGTCGCGGGGCCATCAACCTGCCGCTGCCCGAGCAGGATCTGGAGCCCGACGGTGAGGGCTGGCAGCTGGTGCTGCGCGCGCCGGTGCCGATGGAGGAGCACAACGCGCAGATCTCCCTGCTGACCGGGATGGCCGCCGCCGACATCATGCTGGCCGGCCGGGTCGGCCTGCTGCGGACGATGCCCGCCCCGAAGCCGGAGGCGGTGCAGCGGCTCCGGGCCGCCGCCGCGCCGCTGGGCGTGCACTGGCCGGACGACGTGGGCCCGGGGCAGGTCATCGCCGGCCTGGACGCCGCCCAGCCGCGCGCCGCCGCGTTCATCGACCAGGCGGCCGAGCTGATGCGCGGGGCCGCGTACACCGCCTTCGACGGGGAGCTGCCGGAGCGGCCGGAACATGGCGGCGTGGCGGCCGCGTACGCCCACGTGACGGCGCCGCTGCGGCGACTGGCCGACCGGTACGCCACCGAGGTCTGCCTGGCCCTGCACGCGGGTCAGCCGGTGCCCGACTGGGCCCGCGCCGCGCTGCCCCGGCTGCCCGAGGTGATGGCGAGCACCGACCGGACCGCCTCGGCCGCTGCCCGTGGCGCCGTCGAGTTGGCGGAGGCGGCGGTGCTGGAGCACCGGGTGGGGGAGACCTTCGACGCGGCCGTCCTCGACGTGGACGCCCCGCCCAACGGCAAGTCCCGGCCCCGACCGCCCGGTGGCACCGTCGCGCTGGACGCGCCGCCGGTGCGCGCCCGCTGCCTCGGCCAACTGCCGCTGGGCGAACGGGTCCGGGTCCGTCTGGTCACCGCCGACCCGGCAGCCCGTACCGTCCTGTTCGAACTGGCCTGA
- a CDS encoding histone yields the protein MAEAQQATKRPAARRTTAKKTAAAERNTAASRTTPVRKSTTGAAKAPARKAAGGAGRAPARKTTTAAKKAPAKKATTKATATTTAAAKKAPAKTSTATRKTTATAKRAPASTARKTTAAAKKTTGTAKKTVSAAKKTTASAAKKTTAAAKAPARKTTTAAKAPARKVATKASAATKTAATKAAAKKTAAKKTAAKKTAAAKKTASTRPSGGARKAPAKKAPAAKVTGTSSTTARKAAAKKAPAKKTVAAKAPARKVTARKSPARPVAARATAPRGARSAARKATG from the coding sequence ATGGCCGAAGCACAGCAGGCCACCAAGCGCCCGGCCGCCCGACGCACCACCGCGAAGAAGACCGCCGCGGCGGAGCGGAACACGGCGGCGAGCCGGACCACCCCCGTGCGCAAGTCCACCACGGGTGCCGCGAAGGCACCGGCCCGCAAGGCCGCCGGCGGGGCGGGCCGCGCCCCGGCCAGGAAGACCACCACGGCGGCGAAGAAGGCCCCCGCGAAGAAGGCCACCACCAAGGCCACCGCCACGACCACCGCCGCGGCCAAGAAGGCCCCCGCGAAGACCTCGACCGCCACCCGCAAGACGACCGCCACCGCCAAGCGGGCCCCGGCGTCCACGGCGCGTAAGACCACCGCCGCCGCGAAGAAGACGACCGGTACGGCGAAGAAGACGGTGAGCGCGGCGAAGAAGACCACCGCCTCGGCGGCGAAGAAGACCACCGCCGCCGCGAAGGCCCCGGCGCGTAAGACCACGACCGCGGCGAAGGCCCCGGCGCGCAAGGTCGCGACCAAGGCGTCCGCCGCCACGAAGACAGCCGCCACCAAGGCAGCCGCCAAGAAGACAGCCGCCAAGAAGACGGCGGCGAAGAAGACGGCTGCGGCGAAGAAGACGGCGTCCACCCGGCCCAGCGGTGGTGCCCGCAAGGCACCCGCCAAGAAGGCCCCGGCCGCGAAGGTGACGGGCACCTCGTCGACCACCGCCCGCAAGGCGGCGGCGAAGAAGGCCCCGGCGAAGAAGACCGTCGCGGCGAAGGCGCCGGCCCGCAAGGTGACCGCCCGTAAGTCGCCGGCCCGCCCGGTCGCCGCACGAGCCACCGCCCCCAGGGGTGCCCGCAGCGCCGCCCGGAAGGCGACCGGCTGA
- a CDS encoding NUDIX hydrolase, with the protein MAIPDYIVRMRKHVGHDLLWLPSVSAVIRNDAGELLLGQRADDGRWSVISGFVEPGEQPATALVREVREETGLDVAPVRMSSAVTHPHTYPNGDRCDYLNLGFLCRVVAGTARVNDDESLAVRWFPLDRLPALDKHALLVIAYALREKQLTGYLEPGTTWDDVPD; encoded by the coding sequence ATGGCGATACCGGACTACATCGTGCGGATGCGCAAGCACGTCGGCCACGACCTGCTCTGGCTGCCGAGCGTCAGCGCGGTGATCCGCAACGACGCCGGGGAGCTGTTGCTCGGCCAGCGCGCCGACGACGGGCGCTGGTCGGTGATCAGCGGTTTCGTCGAGCCGGGCGAGCAGCCGGCCACCGCGCTGGTCCGCGAGGTGCGCGAGGAGACGGGTCTGGACGTCGCGCCGGTGCGGATGTCCAGCGCCGTGACGCATCCGCACACCTACCCGAACGGCGACCGCTGCGATTACCTGAACCTGGGGTTCCTGTGCCGGGTGGTGGCCGGCACCGCCCGGGTCAACGACGACGAGTCGCTGGCCGTGCGGTGGTTCCCGTTGGACCGGCTGCCCGCGCTGGACAAGCACGCCCTGCTCGTCATCGCGTACGCGCTGCGCGAGAAGCAGCTGACCGGTTACCTGGAGCCGGGTACGACCTGGGACGACGTACCCGACTGA